The following are from one region of the Geoalkalibacter subterraneus genome:
- a CDS encoding acyl-CoA carboxylase subunit beta — MSKKAIKPSLENPFEPAEVVEFNIPGEISGATGPYEEAMREGHELIQRPIKSVAIGQIEKQHFKKRMTVWERIKVLTENEPNVLFQNWGKNLDGASLVTAILNINGRDVALYGHDFTVRAGSIDATNGKKLARLFQMCGEKGIPLIGMNDSAGAFVPAGVGGLDGYAEAFTALRKISGVVPSIMCMFGFNAGGGSYLPRQGSFLIQPNDTFFGLTGPGVVKSVLGEDITPEELGGPKVHGQSGVVDLTVNDEVAALRTAVRLLSYLPDNNSVAPQYQPTSDPLERKTWEINTLLKKAFNSPTGFNTPFDVSLIIQQVCDHGDYFEVQPERAREAVTAFGRLGGNVVGFVANNSAVGSGQIDCDSANKIARFVRFCNIYNIPLIFMEDTTGFLPGREQETRGIVQAGRSMLDAIIDVRTPRILLILRNAFGGAYASYNNYPTGADLVLALPTTRLAVMGPAGKEFVYKGELRKLRGAVPGMIKEGVKTRVSAGMDGDEAKKDAEQEAADWLKAKEAELNMRYEKELMNPKEGLALGSISSLVMPTDLRKVLGENMQFLLRHYKPGPWQGVQREFH, encoded by the coding sequence ATGTCCAAAAAAGCGATTAAACCATCATTGGAAAATCCTTTCGAGCCGGCCGAAGTGGTCGAGTTCAACATCCCGGGAGAAATTTCCGGCGCCACCGGGCCTTATGAAGAGGCGATGCGTGAAGGCCATGAGCTGATTCAGCGCCCGATCAAGTCGGTCGCCATCGGCCAGATTGAAAAGCAGCACTTCAAGAAGCGCATGACCGTATGGGAGCGCATCAAGGTGCTGACCGAGAATGAACCCAATGTGCTGTTTCAGAACTGGGGCAAGAATCTCGACGGAGCGTCCCTGGTCACTGCGATTCTCAATATCAACGGCCGCGATGTCGCCCTTTATGGCCATGATTTCACCGTGCGCGCCGGGTCCATTGACGCCACCAACGGCAAGAAGCTGGCGCGCCTTTTTCAGATGTGCGGTGAGAAGGGGATTCCTCTGATCGGCATGAACGATTCGGCCGGGGCTTTTGTTCCCGCCGGCGTCGGCGGTCTTGACGGATACGCCGAGGCCTTCACCGCCCTGCGCAAGATCAGCGGCGTGGTTCCCTCCATCATGTGCATGTTCGGCTTCAATGCCGGCGGCGGCAGTTACCTGCCGCGCCAGGGCAGCTTCCTGATCCAGCCCAATGACACCTTTTTCGGCCTCACCGGGCCCGGCGTCGTCAAATCGGTATTGGGTGAGGACATCACCCCCGAAGAGCTGGGCGGTCCCAAGGTGCATGGTCAGTCGGGTGTCGTCGATCTGACCGTCAATGACGAAGTGGCGGCCCTGCGCACCGCCGTGCGCCTGCTGAGCTACCTGCCCGACAACAACAGCGTTGCGCCGCAATACCAGCCCACCAGTGATCCGTTGGAGCGCAAAACCTGGGAGATCAATACGCTGCTCAAGAAAGCGTTCAATTCGCCCACCGGCTTCAATACCCCCTTTGACGTCTCGCTGATCATCCAGCAGGTGTGTGACCACGGCGACTATTTCGAAGTTCAGCCAGAGCGGGCCCGCGAGGCGGTCACCGCCTTCGGGCGTCTGGGCGGCAACGTGGTCGGTTTCGTGGCCAACAATTCGGCGGTCGGCTCCGGTCAGATCGACTGCGACTCCGCCAACAAGATCGCGCGCTTTGTGCGGTTCTGCAATATCTACAACATCCCGCTGATTTTCATGGAAGACACCACCGGCTTCCTGCCGGGTCGCGAGCAGGAAACGCGTGGCATCGTCCAGGCCGGGCGCTCAATGCTCGATGCGATCATCGACGTGCGCACACCGCGCATCCTGTTGATTCTGCGTAATGCCTTCGGCGGCGCCTATGCCTCCTACAACAACTATCCCACCGGCGCCGACCTGGTGCTGGCGCTTCCCACGACGCGTCTGGCGGTTATGGGCCCGGCGGGTAAGGAGTTTGTTTACAAGGGCGAACTGCGCAAGCTGCGCGGCGCGGTGCCCGGCATGATCAAAGAGGGGGTAAAAACCCGCGTTTCAGCTGGAATGGACGGTGACGAAGCCAAGAAGGATGCGGAACAAGAGGCGGCCGACTGGCTCAAGGCCAAGGAGGCTGAACTTAATATGCGCTACGAGAAAGAGTTGATGAACCCGAAAGAGGGGCTTGCCCTGGGGTCGATCTCCTCGCTGGTGATGCCGACCGACCTGCGCAAGGTGCTCGGCGAGAATATGCAGTTCCTGCTGCGTCATTACAAGCCCGGCCCCTGGCAGGGCGTGCAGCGCGAATTCCACTAA
- the serA gene encoding phosphoglycerate dehydrogenase yields the protein MKVLITDEISPEGLQPLQEDPRIQVDVKLGLAVEELHRIIGDYEAIITRSGTRVDSALIRHAKNLKIIARAGVGIDNVEVDAASKQGIIVVNAPYGNVNSAAEHTMALLLSLCRNITQANPSLKSGEWKRAPFTGHELKGRTLGIIGLGKVGGRVALRAKAFEMEVLTYDPYISEKRAEDFGVKLVSLEDIVRYADVISVHTPLNDETRGMIGAEHFEGMKNGVIVVNCARGGIIDEAAMLDALDSGRVTGAAFDVWSEEPPTSDVLRRLIGHERMVVTPHLGANTFEAQKNVAVDVSREIIHYLDGRPMENAVNIPRFDPDLMEHMRPFIGLISQMGEFLSQLAPANPEKITFSYYGKIARYDCAPLTVAGLAALLNRATETEVNMVNARLVARNMGIAIEETRTTEAESFSDMISLSVQTPEGQRSMAGTLFEGKPKIVKMRDFQTDFTPEPYMLVMNYEDRPGLIGKIGTILGAEGVNIGNMNLGRRAKAGEAMVVLSIDSPASDEVLEQLAAAIDARFLKQVHMTQAETD from the coding sequence ATGAAAGTTCTGATTACCGATGAGATTTCCCCGGAAGGGTTGCAGCCTCTTCAGGAAGATCCCCGCATTCAAGTTGATGTCAAGCTCGGGCTGGCCGTGGAGGAGTTGCACCGCATTATCGGCGACTACGAGGCGATCATCACCCGCAGCGGCACCCGGGTCGATTCCGCCCTGATCCGGCATGCAAAAAATCTCAAGATCATCGCCCGTGCCGGGGTCGGCATCGACAACGTGGAAGTCGATGCCGCCAGCAAGCAGGGGATCATTGTCGTCAATGCACCTTACGGCAACGTCAATTCCGCCGCTGAGCACACCATGGCGCTGCTGCTGTCGCTGTGCCGCAACATTACCCAGGCCAACCCCAGCCTCAAAAGCGGCGAATGGAAGCGCGCACCCTTCACCGGGCACGAACTCAAGGGGCGCACCCTCGGCATCATCGGCCTCGGCAAGGTCGGCGGCCGTGTCGCCCTGCGCGCCAAGGCCTTTGAGATGGAGGTGCTGACCTATGACCCCTACATTTCGGAAAAACGGGCGGAGGATTTCGGCGTCAAGCTTGTCTCTCTCGAAGATATCGTGCGTTATGCCGATGTTATCTCCGTTCATACCCCTTTGAACGATGAAACCCGCGGCATGATCGGCGCCGAACATTTCGAGGGGATGAAAAACGGCGTGATTGTTGTTAACTGCGCTCGCGGAGGCATCATCGACGAAGCGGCGATGCTTGATGCGCTGGACAGCGGACGCGTCACCGGCGCGGCGTTTGATGTCTGGAGTGAGGAGCCGCCGACCAGTGACGTGCTGCGCCGCCTGATCGGCCACGAACGCATGGTGGTCACCCCGCATCTGGGAGCCAATACCTTTGAAGCGCAGAAAAACGTGGCGGTGGACGTCAGCCGCGAGATTATCCACTATCTCGATGGCCGTCCCATGGAAAACGCGGTCAACATCCCGCGCTTCGATCCCGACCTGATGGAGCACATGCGCCCCTTTATCGGCCTGATCAGCCAGATGGGAGAATTTCTCAGTCAGCTTGCGCCCGCCAACCCGGAAAAAATCACGTTCTCCTATTACGGCAAGATCGCACGCTACGACTGTGCCCCTCTCACCGTTGCCGGACTGGCGGCTTTGCTCAACCGGGCGACCGAAACTGAAGTCAATATGGTCAACGCACGACTGGTGGCGCGCAACATGGGAATTGCAATCGAGGAGACACGCACGACGGAAGCGGAATCCTTCTCGGATATGATCTCTCTGTCGGTTCAGACGCCGGAAGGGCAGCGCAGCATGGCGGGCACCCTGTTCGAGGGCAAGCCGAAAATTGTCAAGATGCGCGATTTCCAGACCGATTTTACCCCCGAGCCGTATATGCTCGTTATGAACTACGAAGACCGCCCCGGGTTGATTGGCAAGATCGGGACGATTCTTGGTGCCGAAGGAGTGAATATCGGCAACATGAACCTGGGGCGCCGCGCCAAAGCCGGCGAGGCGATGGTGGTGCTTTCCATTGATTCTCCCGCATCTGACGAGGTGCTGGAGCAGTTGGCCGCAGCCATCGATGCGCGCTTCCTCAAGCAGGTCCATATGACCCAGGCTGAAACGGACTGA
- the aroF gene encoding 3-deoxy-7-phosphoheptulonate synthase, which translates to MIIVMKKGAGKSELAEVKKRIQALGYKPHVIHGETRNVIGAVGDERGKEILQQIESMPGVENVVPILKPYKLASREVRPEPSAVEIAPGLSVGGDELIVMAGPCSVESEEQILETAHAVKAAGAKVLRGGAFKPRTSPYSFQGMEEDGLKLLALAREATGLPIVTEVVNPRDVELVGRYADIMQVGARNIQNFALLKMLGQLGKPVLLKRGMASTVQEFLMSAEYILSEGNQRVILCERGIRTFETATRNTLDISAVPVLKEQTHLPVLIDPSHATGHASLVPSMCYAAVAAGADGLIVEVHPHPETAASDGPQSLRPADFAAMMKKLAEFAKVAGKKL; encoded by the coding sequence ATGATCATCGTCATGAAAAAAGGGGCCGGTAAAAGTGAACTGGCCGAGGTCAAAAAACGCATCCAGGCATTGGGGTACAAACCCCACGTCATCCATGGTGAAACCCGCAACGTGATTGGCGCCGTGGGCGATGAGCGGGGCAAGGAGATTCTGCAGCAGATCGAATCCATGCCCGGAGTTGAAAATGTCGTGCCGATTCTCAAACCCTACAAGCTGGCCAGCCGGGAAGTCCGCCCCGAGCCGAGCGCGGTCGAGATCGCTCCCGGTTTGAGCGTTGGTGGAGACGAGTTGATCGTCATGGCCGGTCCCTGTTCGGTGGAGAGCGAAGAGCAGATTCTTGAAACGGCCCATGCCGTCAAAGCGGCCGGCGCCAAGGTGCTGCGCGGTGGGGCGTTCAAACCGCGTACCAGCCCCTATTCCTTCCAGGGGATGGAAGAGGACGGCCTCAAGCTGCTGGCGTTGGCGCGGGAGGCAACCGGGCTGCCTATCGTCACCGAGGTGGTCAATCCCCGTGATGTGGAGCTGGTGGGGCGCTATGCCGACATTATGCAGGTCGGTGCGCGCAACATCCAGAACTTCGCCCTGCTCAAGATGCTGGGGCAGCTCGGCAAGCCGGTGCTGCTCAAGCGCGGCATGGCCTCCACCGTCCAGGAATTCCTGATGAGTGCCGAATACATCCTGTCCGAGGGCAACCAGCGGGTCATTCTGTGCGAGCGCGGCATCCGCACCTTCGAGACCGCTACCCGCAACACCCTCGATATTTCAGCGGTGCCGGTTCTCAAGGAACAGACCCATCTGCCGGTTCTCATCGACCCGTCCCATGCTACCGGTCACGCTTCACTGGTCCCCTCCATGTGCTATGCCGCAGTGGCGGCCGGTGCCGACGGCCTGATTGTCGAAGTTCATCCTCATCCCGAAACCGCCGCCAGCGATGGTCCTCAATCCCTGCGACCGGCCGATTTTGCCGCGATGATGAAAAAACTGGCTGAATTCGCCAAAGTGGCGGGCAAGAAGCTGTAA
- a CDS encoding alpha,alpha-trehalose-phosphate synthase (UDP-forming) encodes MSEKQQRRLIAVSNRLPIAVDRDDQGQWQLTAGAGGLVTALAPVLKHHQGMWIGWPGCGEEAPLDSLLEGFADKQGYSLATVPLSQEEVREYYEGFSNMTLWPLFHDLLGHCQFNPDHWRTYVEVNRRFADVTAGTVGDNDLIWVQDYQLTLMGVRLRELKVKNPLAFFLHIPFPAPDMFRRLPWKNEIMQGLLSYDLVGFQTLRDRRNFVQCVREMIPNMKADIRRRTSTLHEDGRSVKVGHFPISIDFNEFNRQARSKEVADAAWYLHEKLSRRQLVLGVDRLDYTKGIPERILAFERLLEKYPELHRNITLLQVVVPSRTQVPEYQKLKEELDQLAGRINAQYGEPGWVPIHYIFRSLPREQLLAHYRAAEIALITPLRDGMNLVAKEYCAASVDGNGVLILSEFAGAAEQLGRAALLVNPYDIDGTADAIHRAYHMGAEERRDRMRRLRASVQRNNVHRWVRHFIDSL; translated from the coding sequence ATGAGTGAAAAGCAGCAGAGACGCCTGATTGCCGTATCCAACCGCCTTCCCATCGCCGTCGACCGGGATGACCAGGGGCAGTGGCAGCTGACGGCGGGGGCCGGCGGCCTGGTTACGGCCCTTGCGCCAGTGCTTAAGCATCATCAAGGAATGTGGATCGGCTGGCCCGGCTGCGGCGAAGAGGCACCGCTGGACTCTCTCCTGGAAGGTTTTGCCGACAAGCAGGGTTATTCCCTTGCCACCGTTCCTCTGTCTCAGGAGGAGGTTCGGGAATATTACGAAGGTTTCTCCAACATGACGCTGTGGCCCCTGTTTCACGACCTGCTCGGCCACTGCCAGTTCAACCCCGACCACTGGCGCACCTACGTTGAGGTTAATCGCCGCTTTGCCGATGTGACCGCCGGAACGGTGGGTGACAACGACCTTATCTGGGTGCAGGATTACCAGCTCACCCTGATGGGAGTGCGGCTGCGGGAACTCAAAGTGAAAAATCCCCTGGCGTTCTTTCTTCATATCCCGTTTCCGGCTCCCGATATGTTCCGGCGCCTGCCGTGGAAGAACGAAATCATGCAGGGGCTGCTCAGCTACGACCTGGTGGGGTTTCAGACGCTACGCGACCGCCGTAACTTCGTGCAGTGCGTCCGCGAGATGATTCCCAACATGAAGGCCGATATCCGCCGTCGGACTTCGACCCTGCACGAGGACGGACGCTCGGTGAAGGTGGGGCATTTCCCCATCAGCATCGATTTCAACGAATTCAACCGGCAGGCGCGCAGCAAAGAGGTCGCCGATGCCGCCTGGTACCTGCATGAAAAGTTGTCCCGCCGACAACTGGTGCTGGGGGTGGATCGGCTCGACTACACCAAGGGGATTCCGGAGCGGATTCTGGCGTTTGAACGGCTGCTTGAAAAATATCCCGAGCTGCACCGCAACATCACTTTGTTGCAGGTGGTGGTGCCCAGCCGCACCCAGGTGCCTGAATACCAGAAGCTCAAAGAAGAACTCGATCAGCTGGCCGGGCGTATCAATGCCCAGTACGGTGAACCGGGCTGGGTGCCGATCCATTACATCTTCCGCTCCCTGCCACGCGAGCAGCTGCTGGCCCATTACCGTGCAGCGGAGATCGCCCTGATCACCCCTCTGCGCGACGGCATGAACCTGGTGGCCAAGGAATACTGCGCGGCATCCGTGGACGGCAACGGGGTGCTGATCCTGAGTGAGTTTGCCGGTGCGGCGGAGCAACTCGGCCGTGCGGCCCTGCTGGTCAACCCCTATGATATCGACGGCACCGCCGACGCCATCCATCGCGCCTATCACATGGGGGCGGAAGAACGGCGCGACCGCATGCGCCGCCTGCGCGCGTCGGTGCAGCGCAATAACGTGCATCGCTGGGTGCGCCATTTCATTGATTCATTGTGA
- a CDS encoding RNA-directed DNA polymerase: MTPRPSAEKHEQARARQYPKGRPFALAANKGPPGMAKTYKHLFPEIITFESLYQAWLRVVRGRRMQGDVLAFESNLESHLIEIQNSLVWKSYRTGPYRTFRIFEPKERIVAALPLKDRIVQHALVAAIEPIWENRFIRDTYACRPGKGAHAGADRAQAFMREVKREYGCIYVLKADITKYFPSIAHKVLKAQLRRRIACADTLWLIDEIVDSTADPHDPFPRGVPIGNLTSQLFANVYLHDLDQFAKHELREGRYLRYMDDFCVIHHAKAHLHAVRKIIEAFLWDTLALRTNGKTQVYPVSIGGGRPLDFLGYRIWPTHRKLRKDSVRRMKRKLRSIQRRKAEGLPVRDNIEAVIASWEGHARHADTFNLRGKLLAFKGEI, translated from the coding sequence GTGACCCCTCGGCCAAGCGCCGAAAAACATGAACAGGCCAGGGCGAGACAGTATCCCAAAGGGAGACCCTTCGCCCTGGCCGCAAATAAAGGGCCGCCAGGAATGGCAAAAACCTACAAGCACCTTTTCCCGGAAATTATCACCTTCGAGTCGCTCTACCAGGCGTGGCTGCGCGTTGTCAGGGGCAGGCGCATGCAGGGCGATGTGTTGGCTTTTGAGAGTAATCTGGAATCTCACCTGATCGAGATCCAGAACAGCCTGGTCTGGAAAAGCTACCGCACCGGACCATACCGCACCTTTCGCATCTTTGAGCCCAAGGAGCGCATCGTTGCCGCCCTGCCGCTAAAAGACCGCATTGTGCAACACGCCCTGGTCGCCGCCATCGAGCCGATCTGGGAAAATCGCTTCATCCGTGATACCTACGCCTGCCGTCCAGGCAAGGGAGCGCACGCCGGGGCCGACCGCGCCCAGGCCTTCATGCGCGAGGTCAAGCGCGAGTACGGCTGCATCTATGTGCTCAAGGCCGATATCACCAAATACTTCCCCAGCATCGCCCACAAGGTACTCAAGGCGCAGCTTCGACGGCGCATCGCCTGCGCCGACACCCTGTGGCTCATCGACGAGATCGTCGACAGCACCGCCGATCCGCACGACCCCTTTCCGCGCGGCGTCCCCATCGGCAACCTGACGAGCCAGCTCTTCGCCAACGTCTACCTGCACGACCTCGACCAGTTCGCCAAGCACGAGCTTCGCGAGGGCAGATATCTAAGATACATGGACGATTTCTGCGTCATCCACCACGCCAAGGCCCACCTGCACGCCGTGCGCAAAATCATCGAGGCCTTCCTCTGGGACACGCTCGCCCTGCGCACCAACGGCAAGACGCAAGTCTACCCCGTCTCCATCGGCGGCGGCAGGCCCCTCGACTTTCTCGGCTACCGCATCTGGCCCACCCACCGAAAACTCAGAAAAGACAGCGTGCGCCGCATGAAGCGCAAACTGCGCAGCATCCAGCGACGAAAGGCCGAAGGCCTCCCCGTGCGCGACAACATCGAAGCGGTGATCGCATCGTGGGAGGGGCACGCGCGGCATGCCGATACGTTTAATTTGCGGGGGAAACTGCTAGCCTTTAAAGGCGAGATTTAA
- the avd gene encoding diversity-generating retroelement protein Avd yields MDDLKIRRKCEDMITYGYGALRQFPKAERHVLSQEIRQSMWSLLRLIIICNRRYYKKTTMQDLDAELDLLRSQVRVAMQLEYLPFKKYEVWSRLLDEVGRMVGGWFKSTNRGAGKHEA; encoded by the coding sequence GTGGACGACTTGAAGATCCGGCGTAAGTGCGAAGACATGATCACCTACGGGTATGGGGCGCTTCGGCAGTTTCCTAAGGCCGAGCGGCACGTGCTGTCGCAGGAAATCCGTCAGAGTATGTGGAGCCTTTTGCGCCTGATCATTATCTGCAATCGTCGCTACTACAAAAAGACCACCATGCAGGACCTCGACGCCGAACTCGACCTGCTGCGCTCGCAGGTGAGGGTGGCAATGCAGCTTGAATATCTCCCGTTCAAGAAGTACGAGGTCTGGAGCCGCCTGCTCGACGAAGTCGGCCGCATGGTGGGAGGTTGGTTTAAAAGCACCAACAGGGGCGCGGGTAAACATGAGGCGTGA
- a CDS encoding SUMF1/EgtB/PvdO family nonheme iron enzyme, with protein sequence MSMIISIKDSLRQSVEAATGGQVTVMYDDKGYPSHMCRIPMFTLDTIDPSWAAVPHPAFIVNGTTKSEIWVGQYPAVIHDSRALSLPGRDPAASIDFDTADARCSIKGAGWHLMTNAEWAAIALLTHKQFGPDTIRGNTNYGRDYVATFETAPRQDGANPGLASGTARTLTGAGPASWRHNGEPSGIADLVGNVWEWQRGMRLVDGEIQVIADNNAADNTLSTAAGSSAWQAILEDGTLVAPGTANTLKYNSDSGVKLAKVVTATASVNTQYKDVLAAAGTAAPDLTKALGLFPHATDMARGNLYVNNAGERLPLRGGSWHNGALAGSFALNLSYERSLALTLLGFRPAFVL encoded by the coding sequence ATGAGTATGATCATCAGCATTAAGGACTCCCTGCGCCAATCCGTCGAAGCCGCCACCGGCGGCCAGGTCACCGTCATGTATGACGACAAGGGGTACCCGAGCCACATGTGTCGTATCCCCATGTTCACCCTCGACACCATCGACCCCTCCTGGGCCGCTGTGCCACACCCGGCCTTTATCGTCAACGGAACGACTAAGAGCGAGATCTGGGTCGGGCAGTATCCGGCCGTCATTCACGACAGCCGCGCCCTGTCGCTCCCCGGCCGCGATCCAGCGGCGAGCATCGATTTTGATACGGCGGACGCGCGCTGCAGCATCAAGGGGGCCGGCTGGCATCTGATGACCAATGCTGAATGGGCCGCCATTGCCCTGCTCACCCACAAGCAGTTCGGGCCTGACACAATACGTGGCAACACCAACTATGGGCGCGACTACGTCGCCACCTTTGAAACCGCCCCCCGGCAGGACGGCGCCAACCCCGGTCTCGCCTCCGGTACTGCCCGCACCCTGACCGGCGCAGGCCCCGCATCGTGGCGGCACAACGGCGAGCCAAGCGGCATCGCCGACCTGGTCGGAAACGTATGGGAGTGGCAGCGCGGCATGCGTTTGGTGGACGGCGAGATTCAGGTGATCGCCGACAACAACGCTGCCGACAACACCCTGAGCACTGCTGCAGGGTCGAGCGCCTGGCAGGCGATCCTGGAAGACGGCACCCTAGTGGCGCCGGGGACGGCCAACACCCTGAAATACAACTCCGACAGCGGCGTCAAGCTCGCCAAGGTGGTTACAGCTACGGCAAGCGTAAATACGCAATACAAGGACGTTCTTGCTGCTGCCGGGACGGCGGCCCCCGATCTCACCAAGGCCCTCGGCCTCTTCCCCCACGCCACCGACATGGCGCGGGGCAACCTCTACGTCAACAACGCTGGTGAGCGTCTGCCGCTCCGTGGCGGCAGCTGGCACAATGGTGCGCTTGCCGGGTCTTTCGCCCTGAACCTGAGCTATGAGCGTTCGCTCGCGCTCACGCTCCTCGGGTTCCGCCCCGCTTTCGTTCTGTAA